One window from the genome of Candoia aspera isolate rCanAsp1 chromosome 15, rCanAsp1.hap2, whole genome shotgun sequence encodes:
- the FZD10 gene encoding frizzled-10, with translation MGSRRRCSGPTLGVVLHLVCSCLGISSIDTDRPGEGRCQPIEIPMCKDIGYNMTRMPNLMGHEEQQDAAIQLHEFAPLVEYGCHGHLKFFLCSLYAPMCTEQVSTPIPACRVMCEQARLKCSPIMEQFNFRWPDSLDCSKLPNKNDPNYLCMEAPNNGSEEPPRGSSMLPPMFRPQRPHSSGHDLPQPKDGLGRLSCENPGKFHHVEKSSSCAPLCTPGVDVYWSREDKQFAVIWMAVWSILCFFSSAFTVLTFLIDPQRFKYPERPIIFLSMCYCVYSLGYIIRLFSGAENIACNRDGGQLYVIQEGLESTGCTLVFLILYYFGMASSLWWVILTLTWFLAAGKKWGHEAIEANSSYFHLAAWAIPAIKTIMILVMRRVAGDELTGVCYVGSMDVNALTGFVLVPLACYLIVGTSFILSGFVALFHIRRVMKTGGENTDKLEKLMVRIGVFSVLYTVPATCVIACYFYERLNMGYWKVLATQQKCRVNNHTKHLDCAMSNSVPAVEIFMVKVFMLLVVGITSGVWIWTSKTLQSWQSVCSRGIKNRTRRKPASMVASGGLYKKPQPLPTVHHAKYESALQPPTCV, from the coding sequence ATGGGCTCCAGGCGGAGATGCTCCGGACCAACCCTGGGCGTGGTCCTGCACCTGGTCTGCTCCTGCTTGGGAATCAGCTCCATCGACACCGACCGGCCGGGGGAGGGCCGGTGCCAGCCCATCGAGATCCCCATGTGCAAAGACATCGGCTACAACATGACCCGCATGCCCAACCTGATGGGCCACGAGGAGCAGCAGGATGCGGCAATCCAGCTGCACGAGTTTGCCCCTCTGGTGGAGTACGGCTGCCACGGGCACCTGAAGTTTTTCCTCTGCTCCCTCTACGCCCCCATGTGCACCGAGCAGGTGTCCACCCCCATCCCGGCCTGCCGGGTGATGTGCGAGCAGGCTCGGCTGAAGTGCTCGCCCATTATGGAGCAGTTCAACTTCCGGTGGCCCGACTCCCTGGACTGCAGCAAGCTGCCCAACAAGAACGACCCCAATTATTTGTGCATGGAGGCCCCCAATAACGGCTCCGAGGAGCCACCCCGGGGCTCCAGCATGCTACCTCCCATGTTCCGGCCCCAGAGGCCCCACAGCTCAGGCCACGACCTGCCCCAGCCGAAGGACGGGCTGGGCCGGCTATCCTGCGAGAACCCGGGCAAGTTCCACCACGTGGAGAAGAGCAGTTCCTGTGCTCCGCTCTGCACCCCCGGGGTGGACGTCTACTGGAGCCGCGAGGACAAGCAGTTTGCCGTCATCTGGATGGCGGTCTGGTCCATCCTCTGCTTCTTCTCCAGCGCCTTCACCGTCCTCACCTTCCTGATTGACCCCCAGCGCTTCAAATACCCCGAGAGGCCCATCATCTTCTTGTCTATGTGCTACTGTGTCTATTCATTGGGGTACATCATCCGCCTCTTCTCCGGCGCGGAGAACATTGCCTGCAATCGGGACGGCGGCCAACTCTACGTCATCCAAGAAGGCTTGGAGAGCACCGGGTGTACCTTAGTTTTCCTGATCCTCTATTATTTTGGCATGGCCAGCTCCTTGTGGTGGGTGATCCTGACCCTGACGTGGTTCCTGGCCGCTGGGAAGAAGTGGGGCCACGAGGCCATCGAAGCCAACAGCAGCTACTTCCACTTGGCTGCTTGGGCTATCCCGGCCATCAAGACCATCATGATCCTGGTGATGCGCCGGGTCGCAGGGGACGAGCTGACGGGAGTATGCTACGTGGGCAGCATGGATGTCAACGCGCTGACCGGCTTCGTGCTGGTCCCCCTGGCTTGCTATCTCATTGTCGGGACCTCCTTCATCCTTTCGGGCTTTGTGGCCCTCTTCCACATCAGGAGGGTAATGAAGACTGGGGGGGAGAACACCGACAAACTGGAGAAGCTCATGGTGAGGATCGGCGTGTTCTCCGTCTTGTACACTGTGCCGGCGACGTGCGTCATCGCCTGCTACTTTTACGAAAGGCTCAACATGGGCTACTGGAAGGTTTTGGCCACGCAGCAAAAGTGCAGGGTGAACAATCACACGAAGCATCTGGACTGCGCCATGAGCAACTCTGTTCCAGCTGTGGAGATCTTTATGGTCAAAGTCTTTATGTTACTAGTTGTGGGGATAACCAGTGGCGTCTGGATTTGGACCTCCAAGACGCTGCAGTCCTGGCAAAGTGTTTGCAGCCGGGGGATCAAGAACAGGACTCGGAGAAaaccagccagcatggtggcaaGTGGAGGGCTTTATAAAAAACCCCAACCTTTGCCTACAGTGCATCATGCAAAGTACGAGTCAGCTTTACAACCCCCGACCTGTGTGTGA